A window of the Polaribacter sp. HaHaR_3_91 genome harbors these coding sequences:
- a CDS encoding DUF3427 domain-containing protein produces the protein MNKIFDDSFKNSLLTGFIDKSLDSEALYQPELLVNRKIPRKKVLSTIIKELEKCESFYISVAFVTTSGVAALINTFKTLDDKGVKGKVLVSQYLNFTQPEALKRLSQFNNIELKIVTKENSHSKGYIFKHAGYYNLVIGSSNLTSSALSTNKEWNMKVSARNSSSIVDKVITEFQDDFRTGEIVNEAYIERYEAIYKKQFLVYKKNEAEFSKEFNLEIIPNSMQKEALENLGKLREKNNKALIISATGTGKTFLAAFDAKAFNPKKLLFVVHRLNIAKKAMETFQTIFGDSKTMGLYFGQQRELDKDFIFSTVQTISKPNHLEQFENDFFDYIIIDESHRSGADSYVRLIEYFNPRFLLGMTATPDRTDDKDIYSLFDHNIAYEIRLNKAMEENMLIPFHYYGVADLYVNDKMHENSSDFRLLTTDERVNKIISKIEFYGSDNGITRGLIFCSKIGEAKELSYKFNQKGYKTVALVGESTEDERTKAIKLLESDNLSIKLDYIFTVDIFNEGVDIPKINQVIMIRPTQSAIIFIQQLGRGLRKTENKYYLTIIDFIGNYKNNYLIPIALYGDSSYNKDKIRKLISEGSSMIPGESTINFDEITKEKIYASIDSAKMQLLTNLKIDYNNLKSRIGRIPMMMDFVRNDSRDPYLFVNHSKSYFNFLNRVEKNFGSSLSIKQIKLLELFSKEINNSKRIEESIILKETITSINYNTEKLKAKIKKEYNYSVSEETINSCVSNINFEFIREKKGGKLVSAREIYSLNILKIQNNEFVLENEFKTIIEESCFKDFLLDTIEYSIYSFNKNFDSSKWNSGFHLYRKYSRKDVFRVLNFSENPVAQNVGGYLVSPDNKYCPIFVNYHKEEDISESTKYEDEFVNQREFDWMSKSNRKIESKDVQSILGNNGKIRLPLFIKKNNDEGTDFYYMGDINPQKNNIEQTRMNSDSGRQVSVVKIRFDLENPVSDSMYKYLEENLDSKSKQIAIQKQTENKAVQLEIDISETITEGNHTIPLYDFYAAAGSFSEMQDEKEYNLKAVPERYATDNYFACKVIGESMNKIIPNNSICIFKKNVTGSRNGKILLIENRDSFDPDFNSAFTVKTYSSEKTVSEEGWQHDAIVLKPNSYDKSFENIILNEDNITEMRVIGEFVEVLN, from the coding sequence AGTACTTGTCTCTCAATACTTAAACTTTACACAACCCGAGGCTTTAAAAAGGCTTTCTCAGTTTAATAATATAGAATTAAAAATAGTAACTAAAGAAAATTCACACTCTAAAGGTTATATTTTTAAACATGCTGGTTATTATAATTTAGTTATTGGAAGTAGTAATTTAACTTCTTCGGCATTATCTACCAATAAAGAATGGAATATGAAAGTTTCTGCAAGAAACTCAAGTTCTATAGTAGATAAAGTAATCACCGAATTTCAAGACGATTTTAGAACCGGAGAAATTGTTAATGAAGCTTATATAGAAAGGTATGAAGCTATTTATAAAAAGCAATTTCTAGTTTATAAAAAAAATGAAGCAGAGTTTTCTAAAGAATTTAATTTAGAAATAATTCCAAACTCAATGCAAAAAGAAGCATTAGAGAATCTAGGAAAATTACGAGAGAAAAACAATAAAGCATTAATAATATCTGCAACTGGAACAGGTAAAACATTTTTAGCTGCTTTTGATGCAAAAGCATTTAATCCGAAAAAACTATTATTTGTTGTTCACAGGTTAAATATTGCAAAAAAAGCAATGGAAACCTTTCAAACTATTTTTGGTGATAGTAAAACAATGGGATTGTACTTTGGGCAACAAAGAGAATTAGATAAGGATTTTATTTTTTCAACAGTACAAACTATTTCAAAACCAAATCATCTAGAACAATTTGAGAATGATTTTTTCGACTATATAATTATAGATGAATCACATCGTTCTGGAGCAGATTCATACGTTCGATTGATAGAATACTTTAATCCGAGGTTTCTTCTTGGGATGACTGCAACGCCTGACAGAACAGATGATAAAGATATTTACAGTCTTTTTGACCATAATATAGCATATGAAATTAGACTGAATAAAGCAATGGAAGAGAACATGCTTATTCCTTTTCATTATTATGGTGTTGCCGATTTATATGTAAATGATAAAATGCATGAAAACAGTTCAGATTTCAGGCTTTTAACAACTGACGAAAGAGTTAATAAAATTATTTCTAAAATTGAATTTTATGGTTCTGATAATGGAATAACGAGAGGTTTAATTTTTTGCTCCAAAATAGGTGAAGCAAAGGAATTATCGTATAAATTCAATCAAAAAGGATATAAAACAGTTGCTTTAGTTGGAGAGAGTACGGAAGACGAAAGAACAAAAGCTATAAAGCTATTAGAAAGTGACAATTTATCAATCAAATTAGATTACATTTTTACTGTTGATATATTTAATGAAGGAGTTGATATTCCAAAAATCAATCAAGTTATTATGATTCGCCCAACCCAATCGGCAATAATATTTATACAGCAATTAGGGCGAGGGTTAAGAAAAACAGAGAATAAATACTATTTAACAATCATTGATTTTATAGGTAATTATAAAAACAACTATTTAATACCAATAGCTTTATATGGAGACTCTTCTTATAATAAAGACAAAATAAGAAAGCTCATTTCAGAAGGTAGTAGTATGATTCCTGGAGAATCTACAATCAATTTTGATGAAATTACTAAAGAAAAAATATACGCCTCAATTGATTCTGCAAAGATGCAATTGCTTACGAATTTAAAAATAGACTACAATAATTTAAAAAGTAGAATAGGACGAATTCCTATGATGATGGATTTTGTGAGAAACGATTCTAGAGACCCTTATCTATTTGTTAATCATTCAAAGTCATATTTCAATTTTTTAAATAGAGTTGAAAAGAATTTTGGTTCTTCGTTAAGTATAAAGCAAATAAAATTATTAGAATTATTCTCTAAAGAAATAAATAATTCTAAACGGATAGAAGAGTCAATTATACTTAAAGAAACAATTACATCTATCAATTATAATACAGAAAAGTTAAAAGCCAAAATTAAAAAAGAATACAACTATAGCGTTTCAGAAGAAACTATTAATTCTTGTGTTTCAAATATCAATTTTGAGTTTATAAGAGAAAAAAAAGGAGGTAAACTTGTCTCTGCAAGAGAAATTTATAGTTTAAATATTCTTAAAATTCAGAATAATGAATTCGTATTAGAAAATGAATTTAAGACTATTATAGAGGAATCGTGTTTTAAAGATTTTCTATTGGATACCATAGAATATTCTATATACAGTTTTAATAAAAATTTTGATTCGAGTAAATGGAATAGTGGATTTCATTTGTATAGAAAATATTCGAGAAAAGATGTATTTAGAGTTTTAAACTTTTCAGAAAATCCAGTTGCTCAAAATGTTGGAGGCTACTTGGTGAGTCCTGACAATAAATATTGCCCAATATTTGTAAATTACCATAAAGAAGAAGATATATCTGAATCTACAAAATATGAGGATGAATTTGTAAATCAAAGAGAATTCGATTGGATGTCAAAATCAAACAGAAAAATAGAGAGTAAAGATGTTCAATCTATTTTAGGTAATAATGGTAAAATACGACTTCCTCTTTTTATTAAAAAAAATAATGACGAAGGAACTGACTTTTACTATATGGGAGATATTAATCCTCAAAAAAATAATATAGAACAAACAAGAATGAATAGTGATAGTGGCAGACAGGTTTCTGTAGTGAAAATTCGTTTTGATTTAGAAAATCCAGTGTCTGATTCTATGTATAAATATTTAGAGGAAAATCTAGATTCAAAATCGAAACAAATAGCAATTCAAAAACAAACAGAAAACAAAGCTGTTCAATTAGAAATTGATATTTCTGAAACAATAACAGAAGGCAATCATACAATTCCTTTATATGATTTCTACGCAGCAGCAGGAAGCTTTAGTGAAATGCAAGATGAAAAAGAATACAATTTAAAAGCAGTTCCTGAAAGATACGCAACAGACAATTATTTCGCTTGTAAAGTAATCGGTGAATCCATGAATAAGATTATTCCTAATAACTCAATATGTATATTCAAAAAAAATGTTACGGGTTCTCGAAATGGGAAAATATTATTAATCGAGAATAGAGACTCATTTGACCCTGACTTTAATTCGGCTTTTACAGTTAAAACGTATTCAAGTGAGAAAACAGTTTCAGAAGAAGGTTGGCAGCATGATGCAATTGTATTAAAACCTAATTCTTATGATAAGAGTTTTGAAAATATAATATTAAATGAAGATAATATTACTGAAATGAGAGTTATTGGGGAATTTGTCGAAGTTTTAAATTAA
- a CDS encoding SulP family inorganic anion transporter, with protein MTEFIRKILPNAKDDVLAGITVSLAMIPEVVAFAFVAQISPIVALFGAFVVGIISASFGGRPGLISGAAGAVAVIFVHMIQEGHAKGLLFDNPVENMGYFYLLAAVVLMGVIQVFAGLFKLGKFVRLIPHPVMMGFVNGLAIVIFMAQLGMFKENKKDFYGQNMRKTESKELVYNVSDNQVKDLVSNTVIFTIDDNIVKNSTTNEELFLISEGQVFDINTKKVVFNVSDEGFYSVKDSGVVKYSMQGNTLYVMIGLVLLTMLIVWGLPKITTKIPAALTAILIVTLVSIFSGLNSINVGDFIRDGGGAGLNGIAELSKNLNVLELWSNLPFNLDTLKFIAPYAFLAASVGLIETLMTMNLVDELTETRGNGNQECIAQGAGNIVSGAFGGTGGCGMIGQTVININAGGRGRLSGIMMALTLLTFILFADKYIEQVPIAALVGVMFMMVIETFAWSSFRILKKIPMSDAAVLIIVSAVTVFFDLAIAVFVGVIISALSFAWTSAKKIRARKRFKEDGTKIYEIWGPLFFGSITEFNGKFDIKNDPDVVEIDFVEARVTDHSAIEAIFNLVEKYQAAGKKVTLKHLSEDCKLLLYKSSPVFTEVILEDIDDPRYHLAANPEDFPKPLGEYKF; from the coding sequence ATGACTGAATTTATTAGAAAAATATTACCAAACGCAAAAGATGATGTACTTGCAGGAATAACCGTTTCTTTAGCAATGATACCAGAAGTTGTAGCTTTTGCCTTTGTAGCACAAATAAGTCCTATTGTGGCATTATTCGGTGCTTTTGTAGTAGGAATTATTTCAGCAAGTTTTGGTGGAAGACCAGGTTTAATTTCTGGTGCAGCAGGTGCTGTAGCTGTAATTTTTGTACACATGATACAAGAAGGACATGCAAAAGGCTTACTATTTGACAACCCTGTTGAAAACATGGGGTATTTTTATCTCTTAGCTGCTGTAGTGCTAATGGGTGTGATACAAGTTTTTGCAGGCCTCTTTAAGTTAGGGAAATTTGTACGTCTAATTCCGCATCCAGTAATGATGGGGTTTGTAAACGGATTGGCGATTGTTATTTTTATGGCACAATTAGGGATGTTTAAAGAAAACAAAAAAGATTTCTACGGACAAAATATGCGTAAAACAGAATCTAAAGAATTGGTTTATAATGTATCTGATAACCAAGTAAAAGATTTAGTTTCTAACACGGTAATATTTACTATTGATGATAATATCGTTAAAAACAGTACTACAAACGAAGAGTTATTTTTAATTTCTGAAGGTCAAGTTTTTGATATTAATACTAAAAAAGTTGTTTTTAATGTTTCTGACGAAGGCTTTTATTCTGTAAAAGATTCTGGAGTTGTAAAATACAGTATGCAAGGCAACACCTTATATGTAATGATTGGTTTGGTACTATTAACCATGTTAATTGTTTGGGGTTTACCTAAAATTACAACAAAAATACCAGCAGCCTTAACAGCTATTTTAATTGTTACTTTAGTTTCTATTTTTAGCGGATTAAACTCTATTAATGTTGGAGATTTTATTAGAGACGGTGGTGGAGCTGGTTTAAATGGTATTGCAGAACTTTCTAAAAACTTAAATGTTTTAGAATTGTGGAGCAACCTTCCTTTTAACTTAGATACTTTAAAATTTATTGCTCCGTATGCATTTTTAGCAGCATCGGTTGGTTTAATAGAAACCTTAATGACTATGAATCTAGTAGATGAATTAACAGAAACTAGAGGAAACGGGAATCAAGAATGTATTGCACAAGGTGCAGGAAACATTGTAAGTGGTGCTTTTGGTGGTACTGGTGGATGTGGTATGATTGGACAAACCGTAATTAATATTAATGCTGGCGGACGTGGACGTTTATCTGGTATAATGATGGCTTTAACGCTATTGACTTTTATTTTATTTGCTGATAAATATATAGAACAAGTACCTATTGCAGCGCTTGTTGGTGTTATGTTTATGATGGTAATAGAAACATTTGCTTGGTCTAGTTTTAGAATTTTAAAGAAAATACCAATGTCTGATGCTGCAGTATTAATCATAGTATCTGCAGTAACTGTATTCTTTGATTTAGCCATTGCAGTATTTGTTGGGGTTATAATTTCTGCATTGTCTTTTGCTTGGACAAGTGCCAAGAAAATTAGAGCTAGAAAACGTTTTAAAGAAGACGGAACAAAAATTTACGAAATTTGGGGACCTCTTTTCTTTGGAAGTATTACGGAGTTTAACGGGAAGTTTGATATCAAAAATGATCCAGATGTTGTAGAAATAGATTTTGTAGAAGCACGTGTTACAGATCATTCTGCCATAGAAGCAATTTTTAATTTGGTTGAAAAATACCAAGCAGCTGGTAAAAAAGTAACGCTAAAACACTTAAGTGAAGATTGTAAATTATTACTATACAAATCGAGCCCTGTTTTTACTGAGGTTATTTTAGAAGATATTGATGATCCTCGTTATCATTTAGCTGCCAATCCAGAAGATTTTCCAAAACCTTTGGGGGAATATAAGTTTTAA
- a CDS encoding NUDIX hydrolase: protein MYKVFVNDTPIIITSSSKKENIFPVYNFKNVLIDEILHKLNNKELQGVNLYSTDLENDWKSFLTNMKLIPAAGGLVLNPKKEVLFIFRNGVWDLPKGWIEKGETIETAAIREVEEECGISNLQLIKPLITTYHIYFHKGVKLKQTYWYLMTSNYSEKLTPQLEEGITEVVFKNKTAIKAALKNTYANIQLVYNTYLETTN from the coding sequence ATGTATAAAGTTTTTGTAAATGATACGCCAATAATTATCACTTCTTCTTCAAAAAAAGAAAATATTTTTCCTGTTTACAATTTTAAGAATGTTCTTATTGATGAAATCCTTCACAAACTGAACAATAAAGAATTACAAGGTGTTAATTTATACTCTACTGACTTAGAGAATGATTGGAAATCTTTTTTAACAAATATGAAGCTTATTCCCGCCGCTGGCGGATTAGTGCTAAACCCTAAAAAAGAAGTTTTATTTATTTTTAGAAACGGTGTTTGGGATTTACCAAAAGGATGGATTGAAAAGGGAGAAACCATAGAAACAGCTGCAATTAGAGAGGTAGAAGAAGAATGTGGCATTTCTAACCTACAACTTATCAAGCCATTAATTACTACTTATCATATTTATTTTCATAAAGGAGTTAAATTAAAACAAACTTATTGGTACTTAATGACTTCTAATTATTCAGAAAAACTAACCCCTCAATTAGAAGAAGGTATTACCGAAGTTGTTTTTAAAAATAAAACAGCAATTAAGGCTGCTTTAAAAAACACCTATGCAAATATTCAATTAGTTTATAACACCTATTTAGAAACCACTAATTAA
- the pyrE gene encoding orotate phosphoribosyltransferase — translation MILNKDTAKKTAELLLQIKAIKLSPNDPFNWASGWKSPIYCDNRVTLSYPPVRVFLKEEISRIVELEYGKPDVIAGVATGAIAIGVLVAQQLGVPFIYVRPEPKKHGRKNQIEGHLESGQNVVVIEDLISTGNSSLNAVEALKEAGAVVKGMVAIFSYGFDIANKNFEEKNVGLTTLSNYENLLEQALDSNYITDKELITLNDWRKNPSEWKQ, via the coding sequence ATGATTTTAAACAAAGATACGGCAAAAAAAACAGCTGAACTTTTGTTGCAAATAAAAGCAATAAAGTTAAGCCCAAATGATCCCTTTAACTGGGCGTCAGGTTGGAAGTCTCCAATATATTGTGATAATAGAGTTACGCTATCTTATCCTCCAGTTCGTGTTTTTTTAAAAGAAGAAATATCAAGAATTGTAGAATTAGAATATGGTAAACCAGATGTAATTGCTGGTGTTGCTACAGGTGCAATCGCTATTGGGGTTTTAGTTGCGCAACAATTAGGGGTTCCTTTTATTTATGTTAGGCCAGAGCCAAAAAAACATGGTAGAAAAAACCAAATTGAAGGGCACTTAGAAAGCGGACAAAATGTTGTTGTAATTGAAGATTTAATAAGTACTGGTAATAGTAGCTTAAATGCAGTAGAAGCTTTAAAAGAAGCGGGTGCTGTTGTAAAAGGTATGGTTGCTATTTTTTCTTATGGATTTGATATTGCAAACAAGAATTTTGAAGAAAAAAATGTAGGATTAACTACTCTAAGTAATTACGAAAACTTGTTAGAACAAGCTTTGGATAGTAATTATATTACAGATAAAGAGTTAATTACATTAAATGATTGGAGAAAGAATCCAAGTGAGTGGAAACAATAA
- a CDS encoding SRPBCC family protein → MNINGNTVTIDKSAEEVFAFFSDLKNFEQLMPENIQKFEVDGESFIFGLPGMPEIRLVLKEKTPFTNITLGAASSKLPFTLAADLNEIAENKTEVSLKFDGEFNAMMAMMIKKPLTKFVDTLTENIGKL, encoded by the coding sequence ATGAATATAAACGGAAATACAGTTACTATTGACAAATCTGCTGAAGAAGTGTTTGCTTTTTTTTCTGATTTAAAGAACTTTGAGCAATTAATGCCAGAAAATATTCAAAAATTTGAAGTTGATGGTGAATCTTTTATATTCGGTTTACCTGGTATGCCAGAAATTAGACTCGTTTTAAAAGAAAAAACACCGTTTACTAATATTACGTTAGGTGCTGCAAGTAGTAAATTGCCTTTTACTTTAGCTGCAGATCTTAATGAGATTGCAGAAAACAAAACCGAAGTAAGCTTAAAATTTGATGGTGAATTTAATGCAATGATGGCAATGATGATTAAAAAACCATTGACAAAATTTGTTGATACACTTACCGAAAATATAGGGAAACTTTAA
- a CDS encoding biotin--[acetyl-CoA-carboxylase] ligase — protein sequence MKTIKLSATDSTNSFLKDLAQNSTLENFTTVVTQNQIKGRGQQQNKWVSEPYKNLTFSVFISFKDLKVVQKKYLNFAISLAIYDVLFANNLPKPSIKWPNDILSANKKICGILIENTFSGDRIKNSFVGIGLNINQETFPAYLNNATSLKLETGLEYDLDILLKAILEEIKKNIKRLTSKSFNLLEEKYLDVLYKKNIPTMFKNSKDEIFMGMISGISDFGKLQVQLEDDVIKEFGLKEISFL from the coding sequence TTGAAAACAATCAAACTTAGTGCCACCGATTCTACGAATTCTTTTTTAAAGGATTTAGCTCAAAATTCTACACTAGAGAATTTTACAACTGTTGTTACTCAAAACCAAATAAAAGGGAGAGGTCAGCAACAAAATAAGTGGGTATCCGAACCTTACAAAAACCTTACATTCAGTGTCTTTATTAGCTTTAAAGATTTAAAAGTAGTTCAAAAAAAATATTTAAACTTTGCAATCTCTTTAGCTATTTATGATGTTTTATTTGCTAATAATTTACCAAAGCCGTCTATAAAATGGCCTAACGACATTCTGTCAGCAAACAAGAAAATTTGTGGCATTTTAATAGAAAACACGTTTTCTGGCGACCGTATTAAAAATTCTTTTGTAGGAATTGGGTTAAATATAAATCAAGAAACTTTTCCAGCATACTTAAACAACGCTACTTCTTTAAAATTAGAAACCGGTCTAGAATATGATTTAGATATTTTACTAAAAGCTATTTTAGAAGAAATTAAAAAAAATATAAAACGCTTAACTTCAAAAAGTTTTAACCTTTTAGAAGAAAAATATTTAGACGTATTGTATAAAAAAAATATCCCTACTATGTTTAAAAATAGTAAGGATGAAATTTTTATGGGAATGATTTCTGGAATTTCAGATTTCGGAAAGCTACAAGTTCAATTAGAAGACGATGTCATCAAAGAATTTGGACTTAAAGAAATTTCTTTCCTTTAA
- the rsfS gene encoding ribosome silencing factor: MTNKKVSTDDLIALIIKGIDEVKGENIQLLDLRDIENTVCDYFIICSGNSNTQVNAISGSIQKIVSKELKDKPWHIEGQTNSEWVLMDYVNVVVHIFQKQVRDYYDIESLWGDAKITEIKSV; encoded by the coding sequence ATGACAAATAAAAAAGTAAGTACAGATGATTTAATTGCTTTAATTATTAAAGGGATTGATGAGGTAAAAGGAGAAAATATTCAATTATTAGACTTACGAGATATAGAGAATACTGTATGCGATTATTTTATAATCTGCTCGGGGAACTCAAATACACAAGTAAATGCAATTTCTGGTTCTATTCAAAAAATAGTTAGCAAAGAACTTAAAGACAAACCTTGGCATATAGAAGGTCAAACAAATTCTGAATGGGTTTTAATGGATTATGTAAACGTAGTGGTGCACATTTTTCAAAAACAAGTTCGTGACTATTATGATATTGAAAGTCTTTGGGGTGATGCAAAAATTACAGAGATAAAATCAGTTTAA
- the ftsH gene encoding ATP-dependent zinc metalloprotease FtsH gives MSDSKKDSNSNMPKFKFNAYWIYGAIFVVIMAFQFFSSGDLATKSISKNEFNDILKDNDISRIVVLNNNLAQIYIKEEAQKKQRYSKIINSAFYTQGSSFYDYNFGDLQNFENNIEKARQANELDFDIKNENKTSIFDTILGFLPFIILIAVWLFFMKRMSGGGAGSGGGGQIFSIGKSKAKLFDKDTKVKTTFENVAGLEGAKEEVQEIVDFLKNPEKYTSLGGKIPKGALLVGPPGTGKTLLAKAVAGEADVPFFSLSGSDFVEMFVGVGASRVRDLFKKAAEKSPSIIFIDEIDAIGRARGKNSMTGGNDERENTLNQLLTEMDGFGTDVNVIVLAATNRADVLDSALMRAGRFDRQIYVDLPNINERKEIFEVHIKPLKLAEDVKIEFLAQQTPGFSGADIANMCNESALIAARNGKKAIHHQDFLDAVDRIVGGLEKKNKVITPKEKKVIAFHEAGHATISWMLEHAAPLVKVTIVPRGQSLGAAWYLPAERMIVQTEQMLDEMCATMGGRAAEKVMFDKISTGALSDLEKVTKQAKAMVTVYGLNEAVGNVTYYDSSGNDGFVKPYSEETGKTIDQEISKIIEAQYLRAIHILDENKDKLTTLAELLLEKEVIFKDDLEKIFGKRPFEEPLEVEIVDDKKDIPPVELKTEE, from the coding sequence ATGAGTGATTCAAAAAAAGATAGTAATTCTAATATGCCTAAATTTAAGTTTAACGCGTATTGGATATATGGTGCAATATTTGTAGTAATAATGGCATTCCAGTTTTTTAGTAGTGGAGATTTAGCTACTAAAAGTATTTCTAAAAATGAGTTTAATGACATTTTAAAAGACAATGATATTTCTAGAATTGTTGTTTTAAATAATAATTTAGCTCAGATTTATATTAAAGAAGAAGCACAAAAAAAACAGCGTTATAGTAAGATTATAAATTCTGCTTTTTATACACAAGGCTCTTCTTTTTATGACTACAATTTTGGGGATTTACAAAATTTCGAAAATAATATTGAAAAAGCGAGACAAGCGAACGAGTTAGACTTTGATATAAAAAATGAAAACAAAACAAGTATTTTTGATACTATTTTAGGTTTTTTACCTTTTATAATATTAATTGCTGTTTGGTTGTTTTTTATGAAAAGAATGTCTGGTGGCGGCGCTGGATCTGGTGGTGGAGGTCAAATTTTTAGCATTGGTAAGTCTAAAGCTAAGTTATTTGACAAAGACACAAAGGTAAAAACTACGTTTGAAAATGTTGCCGGATTAGAAGGTGCTAAAGAAGAAGTACAAGAAATTGTAGACTTTTTAAAAAACCCAGAGAAATATACTTCTTTAGGAGGTAAAATTCCAAAAGGAGCTTTATTAGTAGGACCTCCTGGAACAGGAAAAACATTATTAGCCAAAGCAGTTGCAGGGGAAGCAGATGTTCCTTTTTTCTCATTATCTGGTTCAGATTTTGTCGAAATGTTTGTAGGTGTAGGTGCTTCTCGTGTAAGAGATTTATTTAAAAAAGCTGCAGAGAAATCGCCTTCTATTATTTTTATTGATGAGATAGATGCTATTGGTAGAGCTCGTGGAAAAAATAGTATGACTGGTGGTAATGATGAGCGTGAAAATACGTTGAATCAATTATTAACAGAAATGGATGGTTTTGGTACAGATGTAAATGTTATTGTGTTAGCAGCAACAAACAGAGCAGATGTTTTAGATAGTGCATTAATGCGTGCTGGTCGTTTTGATAGACAGATCTATGTAGATTTACCAAACATCAACGAAAGAAAAGAAATTTTTGAAGTACATATTAAACCTTTAAAATTAGCGGAGGATGTTAAGATTGAGTTCTTAGCACAACAAACACCTGGTTTTTCTGGAGCAGATATTGCAAACATGTGTAACGAATCTGCATTAATTGCTGCCAGAAATGGTAAAAAAGCAATTCATCATCAAGATTTCTTAGATGCTGTAGATAGAATTGTAGGTGGTTTAGAAAAGAAAAATAAAGTAATTACACCTAAGGAGAAAAAAGTAATTGCTTTTCATGAAGCAGGTCACGCAACTATTAGTTGGATGTTAGAGCATGCTGCACCATTGGTAAAAGTTACTATTGTACCAAGAGGACAATCTTTAGGAGCTGCTTGGTATTTACCAGCAGAAAGAATGATTGTGCAGACAGAGCAGATGTTAGATGAAATGTGTGCTACCATGGGAGGTAGAGCTGCAGAAAAAGTAATGTTTGATAAAATATCTACAGGAGCTTTAAGCGATTTAGAAAAAGTGACTAAGCAAGCAAAAGCAATGGTTACTGTTTATGGTTTAAATGAAGCGGTTGGTAATGTAACGTATTATGATTCTTCTGGAAATGATGGATTTGTAAAACCTTATAGTGAAGAAACTGGGAAAACAATTGATCAAGAAATTTCTAAAATTATTGAAGCTCAGTATCTAAGAGCCATTCATATATTAGATGAAAATAAAGATAAATTAACGACTCTTGCAGAATTATTATTGGAAAAAGAAGTTATTTTTAAAGACGATTTAGAAAAGATATTCGGTAAAAGACCTTTTGAAGAGCCTCTTGAAGTAGAAATCGTTGATGATAAAAAAGACATTCCTCCAGTAGAATTAAAAACTGAAGAATAA
- a CDS encoding phosphatidate cytidylyltransferase has protein sequence MSNLLKRSLSGIIYVLIFISAILFSKESYVVLTTIFGLLCVWEFSKLINFKGMIGYIFFCLTLFLMLKRPESYAVIIILGITIISSLSLIYYLFTKKEISFSNDRSKSGLLIRYPIFSMIFLILLPIYKDGYNPHLIISILIMIWVNDSFAFLVGKNFGKRKLFISVSPKKTQEGFLGGLAFALIAAFIISKFNTDFTVVNWLVIAVIVSVIGTIGDLVESKFKRQANIKDSGTIMPGHGGILDRLDSLLFAAPFVYLYINFII, from the coding sequence ATGAGTAACCTTTTAAAAAGGAGTCTTTCAGGCATAATTTACGTTTTAATTTTTATATCAGCGATTCTTTTTTCTAAAGAATCGTATGTTGTTCTAACAACTATTTTTGGATTGTTGTGTGTTTGGGAATTTTCTAAACTCATCAACTTTAAAGGAATGATAGGGTATATTTTCTTTTGCTTAACGTTATTTTTAATGTTAAAAAGACCAGAAAGTTATGCCGTAATTATTATTTTAGGAATTACCATTATTTCCTCGTTATCTTTAATTTATTACTTATTTACTAAAAAAGAAATCTCATTTTCTAATGATAGGTCTAAATCTGGTTTACTAATTAGGTATCCTATTTTTTCAATGATCTTTTTAATCCTTCTACCTATTTATAAAGATGGTTATAATCCTCATTTAATTATTTCTATTTTAATTATGATTTGGGTAAATGATAGTTTTGCTTTTTTAGTGGGTAAAAATTTCGGAAAAAGAAAGTTGTTTATTTCGGTTTCACCCAAAAAGACACAAGAAGGTTTTTTAGGTGGTTTGGCTTTTGCTTTAATCGCTGCCTTTATAATTAGTAAATTTAATACTGATTTTACAGTAGTAAATTGGTTAGTGATAGCTGTTATTGTTAGTGTAATTGGTACGATTGGAGATTTAGTAGAGTCTAAATTTAAAAGACAAGCCAATATTAAAGATAGTGGTACTATTATGCCTGGGCATGGTGGTATTTTAGATAGATTGGATAGCTTGTTATTTGCAGCACCATTTGTATATTTGTATATTAATTTTATAATTTAA